One genomic region from Streptomyces sp. NBC_00457 encodes:
- a CDS encoding GGDEF domain-containing protein yields the protein MGEDIRLAAVVALAQGMAAAHGSREAWRAAAGGACRALGGSFAALSVWERDRGRLRVLVNVGERAAGEVEFPEDEAYPVHQFPEITEFLHERWAGGGEPDAWVETADGPTAGRPGYVHQRVAALRRRGRGCCVVAPIVLHGRAWGELYVARAVGEPVFDRADADFATVLAAVVAAGIAQAERLEEARRLAYTDALTGLANRRAVDVRLEEAVERHRAHGVVVSLVVCDLNGLKRVNDTRGHAVGDRLLERFGSVLSLCGAMLPGTLAARLGGDEFCLLAVGPPADEVVRAADELCRRAAELELGEGVACGVASTGDPIGPVRSARRLFRLADAAQYRAKAVRATKPVVAGREGPDDPVVRLADEPSRDTGAERRRFRGRR from the coding sequence ATGGGTGAGGACATCCGGCTCGCGGCGGTCGTGGCGTTGGCGCAGGGTATGGCGGCTGCGCATGGGTCGCGGGAGGCGTGGCGGGCGGCGGCCGGTGGGGCGTGTCGGGCCCTGGGGGGGAGCTTTGCGGCGCTGTCGGTGTGGGAGCGGGATCGGGGGCGGCTGAGGGTGCTGGTGAATGTGGGGGAGCGGGCCGCGGGGGAGGTGGAGTTCCCTGAGGATGAGGCTTATCCGGTGCATCAGTTTCCCGAGATCACCGAGTTTCTGCATGAGCGGTGGGCTGGGGGTGGGGAACCCGACGCCTGGGTCGAGACCGCTGATGGGCCTACTGCAGGGCGGCCCGGTTATGTCCATCAGCGCGTTGCCGCCCTGCGCCGCCGTGGCCGCGGCTGCTGTGTCGTCGCCCCGATCGTGCTGCACGGGCGGGCCTGGGGCGAGCTGTATGTCGCCCGGGCCGTCGGGGAGCCCGTGTTCGACCGGGCCGACGCCGACTTCGCCACCGTCCTCGCCGCTGTCGTCGCCGCCGGGATCGCCCAGGCCGAGCGGCTGGAGGAGGCGAGGAGGCTGGCATACACCGACGCGCTCACCGGGCTTGCCAACCGCCGTGCCGTCGACGTGCGTCTCGAAGAAGCCGTCGAGCGGCATCGCGCTCACGGGGTCGTCGTCAGTCTGGTCGTCTGTGATCTCAATGGGCTCAAGAGGGTCAATGACACGCGCGGGCATGCCGTCGGGGACCGGCTGCTCGAGCGGTTCGGGTCGGTGTTGTCGTTGTGCGGGGCCATGCTGCCCGGCACGCTCGCCGCCCGCCTCGGCGGTGACGAGTTCTGTCTGCTCGCCGTCGGGCCGCCCGCCGACGAGGTCGTCCGGGCCGCCGACGAACTCTGCCGCCGGGCCGCCGAGTTGGAGCTGGGGGAGGGGGTCGCCTGCGGGGTCGCGTCGACGGGGGACCCGATCGGGCCCGTTCGCTCTGCCCGGCGGCTGTTCCGGCTCGCGGACGCCGCCCAGTACCGCGCCAAGGCCGTACGGGCCACCAAGCCGGTCGTCGCCGGTCGCGAAGGGCCGGACGATCCCGTCGTACGGCTCGCCGACGAACCCTCCCGCGACACCGGTGCCGAGCGGCGCCGGTTCCGGGGGCGGCGCTGA